A genome region from Cutaneotrichosporon cavernicola HIS019 DNA, chromosome: 5 includes the following:
- the PYC1 gene encoding uncharacterized protein (Catalyzes a 2-step reaction, involving the ATP-dependent carboxylation of the covalently attached biotin in the first step and the transfer of the carboxyl group to pyruvate in the second), whose translation MAESPQPLESWAQHLHLDSGSEPNTVPGTPIQTVDRVRKQQAGHGGPLKKVLVANRGEIAIRVFRTAHELAMSTVAIYSFEDRMNAHRYKSDESYLVGKGKAPVAAYLDQDDILRIALEQGVDMIHPGYGFLAENAEFARKVEEAGIAFIGPRPETIDALGDKTKARDVAIKVKVPVVPGTPGPVESYELAEDFIKQYGFPVIIKAAMGGGGRGMRVVRDQESFKENFERAVSEAKSAFGDGTVFIERFLDKPRHIEVQLLADAQGNCVHLFERDCSVQRRHQKVVEVAPAPHLDEPVRQAILNDALKLAAAVGYRNAGTAEFLVDQQNRHYFIEINPRIQVEHTITEEITGIDIVAAQIQIAAGVTLEQLGLTQDHIHRRGFAIQSRITTEDPAHNFQPDTGKIEVYRSAGGNGVRLDAASGYAGAQITPHYDSLLVKCSVSGATYEVARRKMLRALIEFRIRGVKTNIPFLIRLLTHPVFESGRTWTTFIDDSPELFKLVQSQNRAQKLLAYLGDLAVNGSSIKGQSGEPGLKTEALIPTITDKDGKAVDTSASQQKGWRNIIVNEGPEAFAKAIRAYPGTLIMDTTWRDAHQSLLATRMRTVDMVNIAKETSHALSNAYSLECWGGATFDVAMRFLYEDPWERLRTLRRLVPNIPLQALVRGANAVGYTSYPDNAIYEFSKKAVEAGLDIFRVFDSLNYFDNLKLGIDAAKKAGGVVEGTICYSGDVANPKKTKYTLEYYLDLTDKLVGEGIHVLGIKDMAGLLKPEAATMLIGAIRKAHPDLPIHVHSHDTAGVAVASMLAAAKAGADVVDVAIDDLSGLTSQPAMGAVVAALEQSGLGPGISHENIMALNTYWSQIRQLYAPFEANVRASDSGVFDHEMPGGQYTNLQFQASQLGLGTQWIEIKKKYIEANKLCGDIIKVTPSSKVVGDFAQFMVSNSLSMDDVKERAKTLDFPSSVVEFFQGYLGQPTGGFPEPLRSDIIRDKPRIDARPGLSMKPLSFKKIKAELREKYGNIINDYDVMSHVMYPKVYEEYQAFVEKYGDLSILPTRHFLGKPQINEEMSVEIEKGKVLTIKLLAVGPLDAHKGTREVFFELNGETRAVVVTDNNSAIEIVSREKSIPSEPGSIGAQMSGVILEVRVKEGQKVQSGDPIAVISAMKMESVISTPVAGVVKRVVVEANDSLGQGDLIAEIVHA comes from the exons ATGGCTGAGTCTCCTCAACCG CTCGAGTCGTGGGCTCagcacctccacctggACTCGGGCTCGGAGCCCAACACGGTCCCCGGCACCCCCATCCAGAC TGTCGACCGCGTCCGCAAGCAGCAGGCTGGCCACGGCGGCCCTCTCAAGAAGGTCCTGGTCGCCAACCGTGGTGAGATCGCCATCCGTGTGTTCCGCACGGCccacgagctcgccatgTCGACCGTCGCCATCTACTCCTTCGAGGACCGCATGAACGCCCACCGCTACAAGTCGGACGAGTCGTACCTTgtcggcaagggcaaggcccCAGTAGCTGCCTACCTCGACCAGGACGACATTCTCCGCATCGCCCTTGAGCAAGGCGTTGACATGATCCACCCTGG TTACGgcttcctcgccgagaaCGCCGAATTCGCtcgcaaggtcgaggaggccggcATCGCCTTCATCGGCCCTCGCCCCGAGACGATCGACGCTCTTGGTGACAAGACCAAGGCCCGTGACGTCGCCatcaaggtcaaggtccCCGTCGTCCCCGGTACCCCTGGCCCCGTTGAGTCGTacgagcttgccgaggacTTCATCAAGCAGTACGGCTTCCCCGTCATCATCAAGGCCGCTatgggtggtggcggccgTGGCATGCGTGTCGTCCGCGACCAGGAGAGCTTCAAGGAGAACTTTGAGCGTGCTGTTTCCGAGGCCAAGTCGGCCTTTGGCGACGGCACCGTCTTCATCGAGCgcttcctcgacaagcCCCGCCACATCGAGGTCCAGcttctcgccgacgcgcaggGCAACTGCGTCCACCTCTTCGAGCGTGACTGCTCGGTTCAGCGTCGCCACCagaaggtcgtcgaggtcgctcCCGCACcccacctcgacgagcccgTCCGCCAGGCCATCCtcaacgacgcgctcaagcttgccgctgccgtcggCTACCGCAACGCCGGTACTGCCGAGTTCTTAGTCGACCAGCAGAACCGCCACTACTTCATTGAGATCAACCCTCGTATCCAGGTCGAGCACACCATCACTGAGGAGATCACTGGCATCGACATTGTCGCCGCGCAGATCCAGATCGCCGCTGGCGTGACtcttgagcagctcggcctcaccCAGGACCACAtccaccgccgcggctTTGCCATCCAGTCGCGTATCACCACCGAGGACCCCGCGCACAACTTCCAGCCTGACACTGGTAAGATCGAGGTCTACCGCTCGGCTGGTGGCAACGGTGTCCGTCTCGACGCCGCATCGGGCTACGCCGGTGCGCAGATCACCCCCCACTACGACTCGCTGCTCGTCAAGTGCTCGGTGTCGGGAGCCACCTACGAGGTTGCTCGTCGCAAGATGCTCCGTGCTCTCATCGAGTTCCGCATCCGTGGCGTCAAGACCAACATCCCCTTCCTCATTCGTCTCCTCACGCATCCCGTGTTCGAGTCGGGCCGCACCTGGACGACGTTCATCGACGACAGCCCCGAGCTCTTCAAGCTCGTCCAGTCGCAGAACCGTGCACAGAAGCTTCTCGCTTACCTCGgtgacctcgccgtcaacgGCTCGTCCATTAAGGGTCAGAGCGGTGAGCCTGGCCTCAAGACCGAGgccctcatccccaccatcaccgacaaggacggcaaggccgTCGACACTTCAGCCTCGCAGCAGAAGGGTTGGCGCAACATCATTGTCAACGAGGGGCCCGAGGCCTtcgccaaggccatccGCGCCTACCCCGGCACCCTCATCATGGACACCACCTGGCGTGACGCTCACCAGTCGCTCCTCGCGACCCGTATGCGCACGGTCGACATGGTCAACATTGCCAAGGAGACCTCGCACGCGCTCTCGAACGCCTACTCGCTCGAGTGCTGGGGCGGAGCAACCTTCGACGTCGCCATGCGCTTCCTCTACGAGGACCCTTGGGAGCGTCTCCGCACCCTCCGTCGCCTTGTGCCCAACATCCCGCTCCAGGCTCTCGTCCGTGGCGCCAACGCCGTCGGCTACACCTCGTACCCCGACAACGCCATCTACGAGTTCTCGAAGAAGGCGGTTGAGGCCGGTCTCGACATTTTCCGTGTCTTCGACTCGCTCAACTACTTTGACAACCTGAAGCTCGGTatcgacgccgccaagaaggccggCGGTGTTGTTGAGGGCACCATCTGCTACTCGGGTGACGTTGCCAACCCCAAGAAGACCAAGTACACCCTCGAGTACtacctcgacctcaccgACAAGCTCGTTGGTGAGGGCAtccacgtcctcggcatcaaGGACATGGCTGGTCtcctcaagcccgaggcTGCGACCATGCTCATTGGCGCGATCCGCAAGGCCCACCCCGACCTTCCGATCCACGTCCACTCGCACGACACGGCCGgtgtcgccgtcgcgtcgatgctcgccgctgccaaggccggtgctgacgtcgtcgacgttgcCATTGACGACCTCTCTGGTCTCACTTCGCAGCCGGCCATGGGTGCTGTCGTCGCTGCCCTTGAGCAGTCCGGCCTCGGCCCTGGCATCTCGCACGAGAACATCATGGCTCTCAACACCTACTGGAGCCAGATCCGCCAGCTCTACGCGCCCTTCGAGGCTAACGTCCGCGCCTCGGACTCTGGTGTCTTTGACCACGAGATGCCCGGTGGCCAGTACACCAACCTGCAGTTCCAGGCGTcgcagctcggcctgggCACTCAGTGGATCGAGATCAAGAAGAAGTACATCGAGGCCAACAAGCTTTGTGGTGACATCATCAAGGTCACTCCCTCGTCCAAGGTTGTTGGTGACTTTGCCCAGTTCATGGTCTCGAACTCGCTCTCGAtggacgacgtcaaggagcGCGCCAAGACCCTCGACTTCCCCTCGTCCGTCGTCGAGTTCTTCCAGGGATACCTTGGCCAGCCGACCGGCGGCTTCCCCGAGCCGCTGCGCTCGGACATCATCCGTGACAAGCCTCGCATCGACGCGCGGCCCGGTCTTTCGATGAAGCCTCTTAGCTTCAAGAAGATCAAGGCTGAGCTCCGCGAGAAGTACGGCAACATCATCAACGATTACGACGTCATGTCCCACGTCATGTACCCCAAGGTGTACGAGGAGTACCAGGCCTTCGTCGAGAAGTACGGCGacctctccatcctcccGACCCGTCACTTCCTGGGCAAGCCCCAGATCAACGAGGAGATGTCggtcgagatcgagaagggcaaggtcCTCACCATCAAGCTCCTTGCCGTTGGTCCCCTCGACGCGCACAAGGGCACCCGTGAGGTCTTCTTCGAGCTCAACGGCGAGACCCGTGCAGTGGTTGTCACCGACAACAACTCGGCCATTGAAATCGTCTCCCGCGAGAAGTCGATCCCGTCTGAGCCTGGATCGATTGGCGCCCAGATGTCGGGTGTCATTCTCGAGGTGCGTGTCAAGGAGGGCCAGAAGGTGCAGAGCGGCGACCCGATCGCCGTCATCTCGGCCATGAAGATGGAGTCGGTCATCTCCACGCCTGTTGCTGGTGTGGTCAAGCGTGTCGTGGTCGAGGCCAACGACTCGCTTGGGCAGGGCGACCTCATTGCCGAGATTGTGCACGCGTAG
- the CYC3 gene encoding uncharacterized protein (Links covalently the heme group to the apoprotein of cytochrome c) — translation MKWNIGFGSSSDSAPAMPADHPPVPTGAGAAQCPIDHASLSPEMIAAHKARAEAEKAKAAQCPIDHASMSPEEIAALRARTQQKNEGGGMMGALGAAVGAPNALNPVNHIPEGLSATERAPGQQIDLSTERTMSTIPRPQTNEDAYGGGEDKVWAYPSPQQFYNALVRKGWETPEDSIDMIVDIHNFINEGAWDEIMKWEKRRPGGEHAQLAKFQGRPHDLTPRARWQLFMAKLFPNDYSSEPPFDRHDWIVTRPILDAEGNKTKEEASTRYVIDYYSVPSTEGEAVFSLEVRPALDSFADASERVKMAAQEWMQSRS, via the exons ATGAAGTGGAATATCGGCTTCGGCTCCTCTTCTGACTCGGCACCAGCCATGCCGGCCGACCATCCTCCCGTGCCGACCGGCGCCGGTGCTGCCCAGTGCCCCATCGACCAcgcctccctctctcccgAGATGATCGCCGCTCACAAggcccgcgccgaggctgaaaaggccaaggcggcccAGTGCCCCATCGACCACGCCTCCATGTCTCCAGAGGAGATTGCGGCGCTCCGCGCCCGCACCCAACAGAAgaacgagggcggcggtaTGATGGGTGCGCTTGGGGCGGCAGTTGGTGCACCCAACGCCCTCAACCCCGTCAACCACATTCCTGAGGGACTGTCAGCGACGGAGCGCGCGCCGGGACAGCAGATCGACCTGTCGACTGAGCGGACAATGAGCACCATTCCTCGCCCGCAGACCAATGAGGACGCAtatggcggcggcgaggacaaggtcTGGGCGTACCCCAGCCCTCAGCAGTTCTAC AACGCACTCGTCCGTAAAGGATGGGAGACGCCAGAAGACTCGATCGACATGATTGTCGACATCCACAATTTCATCAACGAGGGCGCATGGGACGAGATCATGAAGTGGGAGAAGCGGCGGCCTGG agGTGAGCATGCGCAGCTGGCAAAGTTCCAGGGCCGGCCACATGACTTGACCCCCCGTGCGCGGTGGCAGCTGTTCATGGCCAAGCTCTTCCCGAACGATTACAGTTCCGAGCCGCCTTTTGACCGGCACGACTGGATTGTCACGCGTCCAATCCTCGACGCAGAGGGTAAcaagaccaaggaggaggcgtcgacgcgctaCGTCATCGACTATTACTCTGTGCCCAGTActgagggcgaggccgtGTTCTCGCTCGAGGTGCGGCCGGCACTCGACTCGTTTGCGGACGCGAGCGAGCGTGTCAAGATGGCTGCGCAGGAGTGGATGCAGAGCCGCAGCTGA
- the MMS2 gene encoding uncharacterized protein (Belongs to the ubiquitin-conjugating enzyme family), protein MAKIPRSFRLLEELEKGEKGLGDGSCSYGLKDGEDLSMKEWNGTILGPPHSAYENRIFSLSIYCGDKYPDLPPVVKFESRINLPCVDQHGLVDLARVRSLQQWRRDYSLENVLVELRREMASPSNRKTHQPPEGSEFPPLDIAAVARQRGV, encoded by the exons ATGGCCAAGA TCCCGAGGAGCttccgtctcctcgaggagctcgagaagggcgagaaggggCTTGGCGACGGCTCCTGCAGCTACGGTCTCAAG gacggcgaggacctTTCGATGAAGGAGTGGAACGGCACGATCCTCGGCCCGCCTCACTCGGCCTACGAGAACCGCATCTTCAGCCTCAGCATCTACTGCGGCGACAAGTACCCTG ACCTCCCACCCGTCGTCAAGTTTGAGAGCCGGATCAACCTCCCATGCGTTGACCAGCATGGCCTC GTGgacctcgcgcgcgtgcgctcgCTCCAGCAGTGGCGCCGTGACTACAGCCTCGAGAATGTGCTTGTCGAGCTTCGCCG TGAGatggcgtcgccgtcgaaCCGCAAGACGCATCAGCCACCCGAGGGCTCCGAGTTTCCCCCGCTTGACATTGCTGCCGTTGCCCGCCAGCGCGGGGTTTAG
- the EXO84 gene encoding uncharacterized protein (Nuclear mRNA splicing), with protein MASLRRPSQFFGTKSDFSVPRPRAPRVDDQGRKRDVRQSKVEEKMKTRRTSRYAGPDFSMGGGGDDYLASDPYQFTLDVAPPIMEADEYAEEPESLGPVRPRPTTTYQRPSPAVVNLQLEDDDDEEVTERNEVQDEQIRPRAQEEWDFSELGKDEFELQTYLRQVLAGADDAEKKRLVAALQRRKEETSKDLRQTVIKNYAEFVNVSKEMMTLENDMIELKELLMEWKTVPQLMGMDDSLAPTLNKDGTVERHRSRRNSPRDLNQMYRAQLTTLWSSVEGSQRFIPQAPGRRLVTETHGFVELNPATYKAKQNVSLFLLNDLLLVAGRRRVKASGVANGSNEPDQGRMVADRCWVLADLQITDVKDTGDLTNALKVKRGKDIFVFRCAKASEKKALLAALRQVSQDLLDRRRKESEAEQERRRSMWHGDAVNARMTRMSLFVGGDQMGNGRPLSTIGTSLADSKDLLWIDEFADDLTMAIATQDWDESVKLVERGQGLMRTVSNNAEASEMLQYRLDTLRPTVIRKIAQDLSSPDIRKTSAARLIALLTRLDRAELGRDTFLKARHDLMVRLVRSIKHEGDISLYINELAAVCFTVLRHTSDWYINAFQDNRMASGFVSWAKEQIEYFGDVFRRQVYAPAIDKRTVEECLRVTAGANRKLLRDVGLDFTFLIEARTAPPDAPATNRQTAHGFRPEMAQFVPSIPSLPSPAGSASPIPIPSPDPGLRGPTAPLAVPRRPSRDATLALTPPSGMHSASSTSITSASSGGRSAGNVPRPPPRSERRSRPPPPRPE; from the exons ATGGCGTCTCTCCGGCGGCCGTCCCAGTTCTTCGGTACCAAGTCCGACTTTAGTGtgccgcggccgcgcgcgccgcgtgTCGACGACCAGGGGCGCAAGCGGGATGTGCGCCAgagcaaggtcgaggagaagatgaaGACGCGGCGCACCAGCCG GTACGCAGGGCCGGACTTTAGCATGGGCGGGGGCGGAGATGACTATCTCGCCTCTGATCCGTACCAGTTCACGCTGGATGTGGCGCCGCCCATCATGGAGGCGGACGAATATGCCGAGGAGCCCGAGAGCTTGGGGCCCGTTCGCCCTCGGCCGACCACGACGTATCAGCGCCCTTCCCCCGCAGTCGTCAACCTGCAACTGGAagacgatgatgacgaggaggtcaCGGAACGCAACGAGGTGCAGGATGAGCAGATACGGCCCCGCGCACAGGAGGAGTGGGACTTTAGCGAGCTGGGCAAAGACGAGTTCGAACTCCAGACCT ACTTGCGCCAGGTCTTGGCTGGCGCTGACGAtgccgagaagaagcgctTGGTGGCTGCACTGCAGCGCAGAAAGGAGGAGACTTCCAAGGACCTACGCCAGACTGTCATCAAGAA ctaCGCGGAGTTCGTCAACGTGTCAAAGGAGATGATGACGCTGGAGAACGACATGatcgagctcaaggagcttCTCATGGAGTGGAAGACAGTGCCGCAGCTCATGGGCATGGACGACTcgctggcgccgacgcTGAACAAGGACGGAACTG ttGAGCGGCACAGGTCTAGACGCAACTCACCGCGCGACTTGAACCAGATGTACCGCGCGCAGCTGACCACCTTGTGGTCTTCGGTCGAGGGTTCCCAGAGGTTCATCCCGCAGGCGCCGGGCCGCCGCCTGGTGACTGAGACGCACGGCTTCGTAGAGCTCAACCCTGCGACATACAAGGCGAAGCAGAACGTCAGCCTATTCCTGCTCAACGATCTTCTTCTTGTAGCCGGGCGCAGACGAGTCAAGGCGAGTGGAGTAGCCAACGGGAGCAACGAGCCGGACCAGGGTCGCATGGTGGCGGACCGGTGCTGGGTGCTGGCCGACTTGCAGATCACGGACGTCAAGGACACGGGTGACTTGACGAacgcgctcaaggtcaagcGGGGGAAGGACATTTTTGTGTTCCGCTGCGCCAAGGCCtcggagaagaaggcgctgCTGGCAGCGCTTCGACAGGTGTCGCAGGACCTGCTGGacaggagaaggaaggagagcgaggcAGAGCAGGAACGGCGGCGGTCGATGTGGCACGGTGACGCCGTCAACGCGCGCATGACACGCATGTCGCTCTTCGTGGGCGGGGACCAGATGGGAAATGGACGTCCACTCTCGACGATCGGCACCTCCCTCGCCGACTCGAAGGACCTGCTGTGGATCGACGAGTTTGCCGATGACCTCACGATGGCGATCGCGACCCAGGACTGGGACGAGAGCGTCAAGCTTGTAGAACGCGGGCAGGGTTTGATGCGCACTGTGTCAAACAACGCCGAGGCCTCTGAGATGTTGCAGTACCGCCTCGACACGCTGCGACCGACGGTGATCCGGAAGATTGCACAGGACCTGAGTTCGCCCGATATCCGCAAGACGAGTGCGGCGCGCCTCATCGCCCTTCTCACGCGCCTggaccgcgccgagcttggacgGGACACCTTCCTGAAGGCGCGGCACGATCTGATGGTGCGCCTCGTGCGCTCGATCAAGCACGAGGGCGACATTAGCCTATACATCAATGAGCTGGCTGCTGTGTGCTTTACGGTTCTGCGCCACACCAGCGACTGGTACATCAACGCATTCCAGGACAACCGCATGGCGTCGGGCTTTGTCAGCTGGGCCAAGGAGCAGATCGAGTACTTTGGCGACGTCTTCCGGCGGCAGGTGTACGCGCCCGCGATCGACAAACGCACCGTCGAGGAGTGTTTGCGGGTGACAGCAGGCGCGAACCGCAAGCTTTTACGCGACGTTGGACTCGACttcaccttcctcatcgaGGCGCGAACCGCACCCCCTGACGCGCCTGCCACAAACCGTCAAACGGCCCACGGCTTCCGGCCCGAGATGGCACAATTTGTACCATCCATCCCGAGCCTCCCGAGCCCCGCCGGCTCGGCttctcccatccccatACCCAGCCCCGACCCTGGGCTACGTGGTCCTACAGCTCCGCTCGCCGTCCCCCGTCGTCCGAGCCGCGATGCGACTCTGGCTCTGACGCCTCCTAGCGGCATGCACTCGGCGAGCAGCACGAGTATAACCTCGGCCAGCTCGGGCGGTCGCAGCGCCGGTAATGTCCCTCGTCCCCCGCCGCGTAGTGAGCGGCGCTCAcgcccacctccccctcgtccCGAGTAG